The Rhododendron vialii isolate Sample 1 chromosome 6a, ASM3025357v1 genome includes a window with the following:
- the LOC131330843 gene encoding dolichol-phosphate mannosyltransferase subunit 1-like has translation MRTYRTMKQMETGGSIVTGTRCVKGGGVHGWILKRKLTSKWPALSGLTGSFRLYKKSVLEDVISTCGISKGYNFQMEIIFGSFKKRVP, from the exons ATGCGGACTTATCGCACCAT GAAACAGATGGAGACTGGTGGAAGTATAGTTACTGGAACTAGGTGTGTCAAAGGTGGTGGTGTGCATGGGTGGATTCTTAAGCGCAAATTGACAAGTAAGTGGCCGGCTTTGTCAGGCTTGACTGGATCTTTCCG GCTCTATAAGAAATCGGTGCTTGAAGATGTCATAAGCACTTGCGGCATTAGTAAGGGATACAATTTTCAGATGGAGATTATTTTTGGAAGCTTCAAGAAAAGGGTACCATAA
- the LOC131330842 gene encoding dolichol-phosphate mannosyltransferase subunit 1-like: MSKFSAKPTNLPLDSFLKDLETGGTIVTGTSYVKGGGVHGWNLKRELTGRGGNVLAQTLLWPALSDLTGSFRLYKKSVLEDVISTCGVSKGYNFQMEIIFGSFKKRVPY, from the exons ATGTCTAAATTTTCTGCGAAACCAACCAATCTACCACTGGACTCCTTTTTGAAGGATTTGGAGACTGGTGGAACTATAGTTACTGGAACTAGTTATGTCAAAGGTGGTGGTGTGCATGGGTGGAATCTGAAGCGCGAATTGACAGGTAGGGGAGGTAATGTCCTCGCCCAGACACTTCTTTGGCCGGCTTTGTCAGACTTGACTGGATCTTTCCG GCTCTATAAGAAATCGGTGCTTGAAGATGTCATAAGCACTTGCGGCGTTAGCAAGGGATACAATTTTCAGATGGAGATTATTTTTGGAAGCTTCAAGAAAAGGGTACCATATTGA
- the LOC131330841 gene encoding uncharacterized protein LOC131330841 encodes MSIMRTDRKPPLARSPMRLRPRRILRSTPTNVQLTPPGSLTKTQLPNRPSESELRPEYHTISYELRALAKMVENEFGDPDLGNAAFGSKSRGISMSSPLFERGRFYEEYSARRNERLKRKKGDTGDDERKKNAYGLGVKVEWAKKRDSKRLEGLRKSVFSTPVITADWKENPRYLLRSMTKENKKPPLPPVGGGGERKTAARRVRKI; translated from the exons ATGTCGATAATGAGAACAGATCGCAAGCCCCCACTCGCCAGATCTCCTATGCGACTTCGTCCTCGCCGTATCCTCCGCTCCACCCCAACCAACGTCCAATTAACTCCGCCGG GCTCTTTGACGAAAACCCAATTGCCGAATCGTCCTTCTGAATCGGAGCTCCGACCTGAATACCACACGATTTCGTACGAATTAAGGGCATTGGCGAAAATGGTGGAAAACGAGTTCGGAGATCCGGATTTGGGTAATGCCGCGTTTGGAAGCAAATCCAGGGGTATTTCAATGTCAAGTCCTCTGTTTGAAAGGGGAAGGTTTTATGAGGAGTACTCCGCGAGGAGGAATGAGAGGCTGAAGAGGAAGAAGGGGGATACAGGGGATGATGAGAGGAAGAAGAATGCTTATGGTCTCGGTGTTAAGGTTGAATGGGCGAAAAAAAGGGATTCGAAGAGGCTTGAGGGGTTGAGGAAGTCCGTGTTTTCTACTCCGGTGATAACGGCTGATTGGAAAGAGAATCCGAGGTATTTGCTGAGAAGCATGACCAAGGAGAACAAGAAGCCTCCTCTACCACCCGTGGGTGGCGGTGGTGAACGGAAAACCGCTGCTCGAAGGGTTCGGAAAATCTGA